A genomic segment from Gadus morhua chromosome 4, gadMor3.0, whole genome shotgun sequence encodes:
- the LOC115542588 gene encoding cGMP-dependent protein kinase 1, producing MGSSRGMGTLRDLQLALQLKIEELRQRDALIDELELELDTKDDLIRQLQLELDRHRTASQNPANDGHSGSVGGASPTLSDEPQRTKRQAISAEPTALDPAQLTHVTLTNYSKSQESQELIQRALLENDFMKHLEHGQILTIMECMHPTSVSQGCCVIQEGDDGSTVYVLEEGMVEVTKEGKKLCTINAGKVFGELAILYNSSRTATVTALTDIKLWAIDRQVFQTIMMRTGLIKHSQYMEFLRSVPSLQAQPVDVLSKLADVLEETHYSDGDYIIRQGATGDTFFVISEGQVKVSQQNPVSEELVFLNTLTKGEWFGEQALKGEDVRMASVTAVGDVTCLVIDRDTFKQLIGGLEQADNKQYDSDELRAKVEAEEVYFSSVSLNDFNVICTLGMGGYSRVELVQLKSDSSRSFAMKVLKKRHILDTSQQDHILSERRIMKEAHSPFTVRLYRTFKDSKYLYMLLESCLGGELWSLLRDRGSFDDGTTRFYTGCVIEALAFLQCRGIIYRDLKPENIILDQRGYAKLVDFGFAKKVGLGKKTWTFCGTPEYVAPEIILNKGHDSSADCWSLGILIFELLSGSPPFSGSDPMKTYNIILRGIDMVEFPKKITKSAANLIKRLCRDNPSERLGNQKNGVKDIQKHKWFEGFNWEGLRQGTIDSPYTPTVTGPLDNSNFDYFPEDTDEPPDEESGWDLEF from the exons ATGGGCTCATCTCGGGGAATGGGCACCCTGCGGGACCTGCAGCTGGCGCTGCAGCTGAAGATCGAGGAGCTCCGGCAGCGGGACGCTCTGATCGACGAGCTGGAGCTCGAGCTGGACACCAAGGACGACCTCATCAGACAGCTGCAGCTCGAGCTGGACCGCCACCGCACCGCCTCGCAGAACCCCGCCAACGACGGACACTCAG gctCAGTGGGGGGTGCGTCTCCCACCTTGAGTGACGAGCCCCAGAGGACCAAGCGCCAGGCCATCTCCGCCGAGCCCACCGCCCTGGACCCCGCCCAGCTCACACACGTCACCCTCACCAACTACAGCAAGAGCCAGGA GTCTCAGGAGCTCATTCAAAGAGCACTGCTAGAGAACGACTTCATGAAACATTTGGAGCACGGACAG atcCTGACTATAATGGAATGCATGCACCCAACCAGTGTGTCCCAAGGATGCTGTGTCATCCAGGAAGGAGACGATGGTTCCACCGTTTATGTTCTGGAAG agggTATGGTGGAAGTTACCAAAGAAGGGAAGAAGCTGTGCACCATAAATGCAGGGAAAGTGTTTGGGGAGTTGGCCATCCTGTACAACAGCAGTCGGACAGCTACCGTTAcag CCCTGACGGACATCAAGCTGTGGGcgatagacagacaggtgttCCAGACCATCATGATGAGGACTGGACTCATCAAACACTCCCAGTACATGGAGTTCCTGCGCAG TGTTCCCTCCCTGCAGGCCCAGCCCGTGGACGTCCTCAGCAAACTGGCCGATGttctggaggag ACTCATTACAGCGATGGTGATTACATCATCCGCCAGGGCGCCACTGGCGATACCTTCTTCGTCATCAGTGAAGgacag GTCAAGGTGAGCCAGCAGAACCCTGTGAGCGAGGAGCTGGTGTTTCTGAACACGCTGACCAAGGGAGAGTGGTTTGGGGAGCAGGCCCTCAAagg CGAGGACGTCCGAATGGCCAGTGTCACAGCTGTGGGTGACGTCACCTGCTTGGTCATCGATCGAGA TACGTTCAAACAGCTTATCGGCGGTCTGGAACAGGCGGACAACAAGCAGTATGACAGCGACGAGCTCAGGGCAAA gGTTGAGGCTGAGGAGGTGTACTTCTCCAGCGTGTCTCTCAATGACTTCAACGTCATCTGCACCCTTGGGATGGGGGGCTACAGCCGCGTGGAGCTG GTGCAGTTGAAGAGCGACAGCAGCCGTTCGTTTGCGATGAAGGTGCTGAAGAAGAGACACATCCTGGACACCAGCCAGCAGGACCACATCCTGTCTGAGAGACGCATCATGAAGGAGGCCCACAGCCCCTTCACCGTCAG gcTGTACCGCACCTTCAAGGACTCAAAGTACCTCTACATGCTGCTGGAATCCTGTCTGGGAGGAGAGCTGTGGTCACTGCTCAGAGACAg GGGTTCCTTTGACGACGGCACCACGCGGTTCTACACGGGCTGCGTGATCGAGGCGCTGGCCTTCCTCCAGTGCAGGGGCATCATCTACCGGGACCTCAAGCCCGAGAACATCATCCTGGACCAGCGCGGCTACGCCAAGCTG gtgGACTTTGGCTTCGCTAAGAAGGTGGGTCTGGGTAAGAAGACCTGGACGTTCTGCGGTACCCCGGAGTACGTGGCCCCCGAGATCATCCTGAACAAGGGCCACGACAGCTCGGCCGACTGCTGGTCCCTCGGGATCCTCATCTTCGAGCTGCTGAgtggcag CCCCCCGTTCTCGGGTTCCGACCCCATGAAGACGTACAACATCATCCTGAGAGGCATCGACATGGTCGAGTTCCCCAAGAAGATCACCAAGAGTGCTGCCAACCTCATCAAGCGTCTGTGCAG ggaCAACCCATCTGAGCGTCTGGGGAACCAGAAGAACGGGGTGAAGGACATTCAGAAACAcaa GTGGTTTGAGGGATTCAACTGGGAGGGGCTCCGCCAGGGGACCATAGACTCCCCCTACACCCCCACT GTGACCGGGCCGCTGGACAACAGTAACTTCGACTACTTCCCCGAAGACACCGACGAGCCCCCGGACGAGGAGTCAGGCTGGGACCTGGAGTTCTAG
- the lage3 gene encoding L antigen family member 3-like, with protein MAAPGSVQIEPGKLEFALDVPFPSSREASIALQSLSPDREPRKGGISKILTLSGSTLSVRWTADEARILRVSVGAFMDNLSLVLETMEMFGPPLPQS; from the exons ATGGCGGCGCCCGGCAGTGTACAGATTGAGCCGGGGAAGCTGGAATT TGCTTTAGATGTTCCTTTCCCTTCGTCCCGGGAAGCCTCCATCGCTCTCCAGTCTCTGTCGCCCGACCGAGAGCCACGGAAAGGAGGCATCAGCAAGATACTTACGTTGTCCGGAAGCACTCTCTCTGT GAGGTGGACGGCAGACGAAGCCCGGattctgcgtgtgtctgtgggggcgTTCATGGACAACCTGTCCCTGGTCCTGGAGACCATGGAGATGTTCGGACCCCCGCTGCCACAGTCATGA